A genomic segment from Streptomyces sp. NBC_00654 encodes:
- a CDS encoding ABC transporter permease, translating into MARMAGRRALFAVPVLGVVTFGVFAVAAASPFDPVKAYAGTAGLTASQENLDQLRANLGVDQPLTARWWNWLTAALRGDFGDSSVMRQPVADVIGERIGWSVLLAATAFAVAILLGTGLGVLAARRPGGWLDRCVSSAAYTLEAAPAFWLGLLAIWFFALKLDVLPAGGLTDAASDTVTFGQVASHLVLPAAVLGISQLPWFFLYVRQGVADALDEDPVRGARARGLRERTVLLGHGLRSGMLPMLTLIGSRVPELITGALLVETVFSWPGIAAATVEAATSVDFALLAALTVLATAAVLLGNLLSDLLYGLADPRVGFDG; encoded by the coding sequence ATGGCGCGGATGGCGGGACGGCGGGCGCTGTTCGCCGTACCCGTCCTCGGCGTCGTCACCTTCGGCGTGTTCGCCGTCGCCGCCGCCTCCCCCTTCGACCCCGTCAAGGCCTACGCGGGCACCGCCGGCCTCACCGCCTCGCAGGAGAACCTCGACCAGCTCCGCGCCAACCTCGGCGTCGACCAGCCCCTGACCGCCCGCTGGTGGAACTGGCTCACCGCCGCGCTCCGGGGCGACTTCGGCGACTCCAGCGTGATGCGCCAGCCCGTCGCCGATGTCATCGGCGAACGCATCGGCTGGTCAGTCCTGCTGGCCGCCACCGCCTTCGCCGTCGCGATCCTGCTCGGCACGGGCCTCGGAGTCCTGGCCGCCCGCAGGCCGGGCGGCTGGCTCGACCGCTGTGTCAGCTCGGCCGCCTACACCCTGGAAGCCGCCCCCGCCTTCTGGCTCGGGCTGCTGGCCATCTGGTTCTTCGCCCTGAAACTGGACGTCCTGCCGGCCGGCGGACTCACCGACGCCGCCAGCGACACCGTCACCTTCGGACAGGTCGCCTCCCATCTGGTCCTGCCCGCGGCCGTCCTCGGGATCTCCCAGCTGCCGTGGTTCTTCCTGTACGTACGCCAGGGCGTCGCCGACGCCCTGGACGAGGACCCGGTACGCGGCGCCCGTGCCCGCGGACTGCGCGAGCGCACCGTACTGCTCGGCCACGGCCTGCGCTCCGGCATGCTGCCGATGCTCACCCTGATCGGCTCCCGGGTGCCCGAACTCATCACCGGCGCACTCCTCGTCGAGACGGTCTTCAGCTGGCCCGGGATCGCCGCGGCCACCGTGGAGGCCGCGACCTCGGTGGACTTCGCGCTGCTCGCCGCCCTCACGGTGCTCGCCACCGCGGCGGTGCTGCTGGGCAACCTCCTGTCCGATCTGCTGTACGGACTCGCCGACCCGAGAGTGGGCTTCGATGGCTGA
- a CDS encoding ABC transporter ATP-binding protein, with the protein MTRSPDTRPPVLSVRGLSVRFRLSGGRHIAAVTDARFDLAAGECLALVGESGCGKSVLASALLGLLPANARSTGSAVLDGDTDLLAADERTLARSVRGRRIGLVPQSPAAHLTPVRTVRSQLEETLRELTGVRKPALRGAAEAAAARASFPAGHLDRYPHQLSGGLAQRAATALALIGDAPLLLADEPTTGLDRDLVERTVDELRRHTDEGRALLLITHDLAAAERIADRVAVMYAGRIVELADAGRFFGEPGPRHPYARGLLDALPERDFTPIPGMPPELGALPEGCAFAARCARADERCARLPAFDGAVACHHRLSADDDRRSKERTDA; encoded by the coding sequence GTGACCCGCTCACCCGACACCCGGCCCCCGGTCCTGTCCGTACGGGGGCTCTCCGTCCGCTTCCGGCTGAGCGGCGGCCGGCACATCGCCGCCGTCACAGACGCCCGCTTCGACCTCGCGGCCGGGGAATGCCTGGCGCTGGTCGGTGAGAGCGGCTGCGGCAAGTCGGTGCTCGCCTCCGCCCTGCTCGGGCTGCTGCCCGCCAACGCCCGCAGCACGGGCAGCGCCGTCCTGGACGGGGACACCGATCTGCTCGCCGCGGACGAACGCACCCTCGCCCGCTCCGTACGCGGCCGGCGCATCGGACTCGTCCCGCAGAGCCCCGCCGCCCATCTCACCCCCGTACGCACGGTCCGCAGCCAGCTGGAGGAGACCCTCCGCGAGCTGACGGGCGTGCGCAAACCCGCGCTGCGTGGGGCGGCGGAGGCGGCCGCCGCCCGCGCCTCGTTCCCCGCCGGTCACCTCGACCGCTACCCGCACCAGCTTTCCGGCGGTCTCGCCCAGCGCGCCGCCACCGCCCTCGCCCTGATCGGCGACGCACCGCTGCTCCTCGCCGACGAACCGACCACCGGACTCGACCGGGACCTGGTGGAGAGGACCGTGGACGAACTGCGCCGCCACACCGACGAGGGCCGGGCGCTCCTGCTCATCACCCACGACCTGGCGGCCGCCGAACGGATCGCCGACCGGGTGGCCGTGATGTACGCCGGACGCATCGTCGAACTCGCCGACGCCGGCCGCTTCTTCGGAGAGCCCGGACCCCGGCACCCGTACGCGCGCGGCCTGCTCGACGCGCTGCCGGAGCGGGACTTCACCCCCATCCCCGGCATGCCGCCGGAGCTGGGCGCGCTGCCGGAGGGATGTGCCTTCGCCGCCCGCTGCGCCCGCGCCGACGAACGGTGCGCGCGACTGCCCGCGTTCGACGGGGCGGTCGCCTGCCATCACCGTCTGTCCGCCGACGACGACCGCCGGAGCAAGGAGCGGACCGATGCTTGA
- a CDS encoding ABC transporter ATP-binding protein — protein MLELTGITAGYEPRRPVVRDVSLSVAAGEAVALLGPSGCGKSTLARVAALLHRPEAGTVTLGGEAVRGWRHRAPREQRTAVGVVFQQPRLSADPRLSLRELIAQPLRATGRRGEVTDRVGELAARVQLTAELLERRPHAVSDGQLQRACLARALVLRPRLLICDEMTAMLDASTTAALVAVVESYREESGAALLAVGHDRVLLERWCDRIVRWDERTGTGGRPEGG, from the coding sequence ATGCTTGAGCTCACCGGCATCACGGCCGGATACGAACCGCGCCGCCCCGTCGTCCGGGACGTCTCCCTGAGCGTCGCCGCGGGCGAGGCGGTCGCGCTGCTCGGCCCGAGCGGCTGCGGCAAGTCGACCCTGGCCAGGGTCGCCGCTCTGCTGCACCGCCCCGAGGCCGGCACGGTCACCCTCGGCGGCGAAGCGGTACGCGGCTGGCGGCACCGCGCGCCGAGGGAGCAGCGGACCGCTGTCGGCGTCGTCTTCCAGCAGCCCCGACTCTCCGCCGACCCCCGGCTGAGCCTGCGCGAGCTCATCGCCCAGCCCCTGCGTGCCACCGGGCGGCGCGGCGAAGTGACGGACCGGGTGGGGGAGCTGGCCGCCAGGGTCCAGCTGACCGCCGAACTGCTGGAGCGCCGCCCGCACGCGGTGAGCGACGGGCAGCTGCAACGGGCCTGCCTCGCCCGTGCCCTGGTCCTGCGGCCGCGGCTGCTGATCTGCGACGAGATGACCGCGATGCTCGACGCCTCGACGACCGCCGCCCTGGTGGCCGTCGTGGAGTCCTACCGCGAGGAGTCCGGCGCGGCACTGCTGGCGGTGGGTCACGACCGGGTGCTGCTGGAGCGCTGGTGCGACCGAATCGTCCGCTGGGACGAACGGACCGGGACGGGCGGGCGGCCGGAGGGCGGGTGA
- a CDS encoding DUF6381 family protein, producing MSGVDEPANLARQMREKARQLTEAAEHATDPQERQRLEKKARTIRDRSERQRGTAGADVRPTK from the coding sequence ATGAGCGGTGTCGACGAACCGGCGAACCTGGCCCGGCAGATGCGTGAGAAGGCCCGGCAGCTGACCGAGGCCGCGGAACACGCGACGGATCCGCAGGAACGGCAGCGCCTGGAGAAGAAGGCCCGGACGATCCGTGACCGCAGCGAGCGGCAGCGCGGGACCGCGGGCGCGGACGTCCGTCCGACGAAGTAG
- a CDS encoding DUF779 domain-containing protein has translation MNSVPGAPAVELTPAAAGLLRRLRAAHGPLMFHQSGGCCDGSAPMCYQAGEFRTGNADVLLAELAVEGVAEPVPFWMSRSQHEVWAHTRLIVDVVEGRGGGFSLEAPEGVRFLIRSRLVDG, from the coding sequence ATGAACAGTGTTCCGGGCGCTCCGGCCGTGGAGCTCACCCCTGCCGCCGCCGGTCTGCTGCGGCGGCTCCGGGCGGCCCACGGCCCGTTGATGTTCCACCAGTCCGGCGGCTGCTGCGACGGCAGCGCGCCCATGTGCTATCAGGCCGGTGAGTTCCGCACCGGAAACGCCGATGTGCTGCTCGCGGAGCTCGCCGTCGAGGGTGTCGCCGAGCCGGTGCCCTTCTGGATGTCCAGGAGCCAGCACGAGGTGTGGGCCCACACCCGGCTGATCGTCGATGTGGTGGAGGGACGCGGCGGCGGGTTCTCGCTGGAGGCGCCGGAGGGGGTGCGCTTCCTCATCCGCTCCCGGCTCGTGGACGGCTGA
- a CDS encoding PHP domain-containing protein has product MDPVTALRRIAFLLERSQAATYRVRAFRRAAGAVAEMPESELAERVTHRSLERVSGIGPRTAQVIREAREGGVPEYLDRLETEAAVPLTGGGEAMLARLRGDCHVHSDWSDGGSPVEEMGRTAIGLGHEWTVLTDHSPRLTVARGLSPRRLRAQLEAVAELNERWAPFRLLTGIECDILPDGSLDQEPDVLERLDVVVVSVHSKLRMEGRAMTRRLEAAVRSPYADVLGHVTGRLVSGRGRPESEFDADRVFAACAEAGTAVEINCRPERLDPPRRLLRRAVGAGVLFAVDTDAHAPGQLDWQILGCARAEECGVPVERVITSWTADRLLEWTSSAGR; this is encoded by the coding sequence ATGGATCCGGTCACCGCCTTGCGGCGGATCGCGTTTCTGCTGGAGCGGTCGCAGGCCGCCACGTACCGGGTGCGGGCGTTCCGCAGAGCCGCCGGGGCGGTGGCGGAGATGCCGGAGAGCGAGCTCGCGGAGCGGGTGACGCACCGCTCGCTCGAAAGGGTGAGCGGCATCGGCCCCCGCACGGCCCAGGTGATCCGTGAGGCGCGGGAGGGCGGGGTGCCGGAGTATCTGGACCGGCTGGAGACGGAGGCCGCTGTTCCGCTCACCGGCGGGGGTGAGGCGATGCTCGCCCGGCTGCGTGGCGACTGCCATGTCCACTCCGACTGGTCGGACGGCGGCAGTCCGGTCGAGGAGATGGGGCGGACGGCGATCGGGCTGGGGCACGAGTGGACCGTGCTCACCGACCACTCCCCCCGGCTGACGGTGGCCCGCGGGCTGTCGCCCCGGCGGCTGCGGGCGCAGCTGGAGGCGGTGGCGGAGCTGAACGAGCGGTGGGCGCCGTTCCGGCTGCTCACCGGCATCGAGTGCGACATCCTTCCGGACGGATCGCTCGATCAGGAGCCGGACGTGCTGGAGCGGCTGGATGTGGTCGTCGTTTCGGTGCACTCCAAGCTGCGCATGGAGGGGCGGGCGATGACCCGGCGGCTGGAGGCCGCGGTGCGCAGTCCGTACGCCGATGTGCTGGGCCATGTGACCGGGCGGCTCGTTTCGGGCCGGGGCCGGCCGGAGTCGGAGTTCGACGCGGACCGTGTGTTCGCCGCGTGTGCCGAGGCGGGAACCGCCGTGGAGATCAATTGCCGTCCCGAACGGCTGGATCCGCCGCGCCGGCTGCTCCGCCGGGCCGTCGGAGCGGGTGTGCTGTTCGCGGTCGACACGGACGCGCACGCCCCGGGACAGCTCGACTGGCAGATCCTGGGCTGTGCGCGCGCCGAGGAGTGCGGGGTGCCCGTGGAGCGTGTCATCACGTCGTGGACCGCCGACCGGCTGCTGGAGTGGACCTCGTCGGCCGGCCGGTGA
- a CDS encoding ABC transporter permease, with the protein MAEAVLASPRRANRRVRVVTSAVVVAAVLLAVLVVPPLAQLDQQAVDLSAKLRPPSLAHPFGTDDVGRDLLLRCVYGLRVSLLVGLVAALTATVIGTAVGALAAAFGGWTDRVVMRLVDTFSSVPHLLLGIFVVAMFRPGVWPVIVSVAVTHWLSTARIVRSEVLSLRSRPFIDAAVSGGASRGRVIVRHLLPGVLPQAGLAAVLMVPHAMWHESALSFLGLGLPAHQASLGNLVQSARGSLLAGDWWPTLFPGLFLIIPTLALAGLAGAWRERINPRRRSELML; encoded by the coding sequence ATGGCTGAGGCCGTGCTCGCCTCCCCGCGCCGCGCCAACCGCCGCGTCCGGGTGGTCACCTCCGCGGTGGTCGTGGCCGCCGTGCTGCTGGCCGTCCTCGTCGTACCTCCGCTGGCCCAGCTCGACCAGCAGGCCGTCGACCTCTCCGCCAAGCTGCGGCCTCCCTCCCTCGCCCATCCGTTCGGCACGGACGACGTCGGCCGGGATCTGCTGCTGCGCTGTGTCTACGGACTGCGCGTCTCCCTGCTCGTCGGCCTGGTCGCCGCCCTCACCGCCACCGTCATCGGCACCGCGGTCGGCGCGCTCGCCGCGGCGTTCGGCGGCTGGACGGACCGGGTCGTGATGCGGCTGGTGGACACCTTCTCGTCCGTGCCGCACCTGCTGCTCGGGATCTTCGTCGTCGCGATGTTCCGGCCCGGCGTCTGGCCGGTGATCGTGTCCGTGGCCGTGACCCACTGGCTGTCCACGGCGCGGATCGTCCGCTCCGAAGTGCTCTCGCTGCGCTCGCGCCCCTTCATCGACGCGGCGGTCTCCGGGGGTGCCTCGCGCGGCCGGGTCATCGTCCGCCACCTGCTGCCCGGAGTGCTGCCGCAGGCCGGGCTCGCCGCCGTACTCATGGTGCCGCACGCCATGTGGCACGAGTCGGCGCTGTCCTTCCTGGGCCTCGGCCTGCCCGCCCATCAGGCGAGCCTCGGCAATCTCGTGCAGTCCGCACGCGGATCGCTGCTCGCCGGTGACTGGTGGCCGACGCTCTTCCCCGGTCTCTTCCTGATCATTCCGACGCTCGCCCTGGCGGGCCTCGCCGGTGCCTGGCGCGAGCGGATCAACCCGCGCCGCCGATCGGAGCTGATGCTGTGA
- a CDS encoding ABC transporter substrate-binding protein produces MTARSVRGAVATTLAAVLSISAAACSNPESPGGGSGSGSADSAVVGIAYEPDSLSPLLGYGKDGNSKIFDGLLALDGAMTLRPALATALPEISDDGLTYTYRLRKGVTFSDGKPFGAKDVVFTYRTILDERTNNASRTELDAVKTVEAVGDDSVVFTLKYPYAPFAQRTVLPIAPEHIAGEQDVNTGAFTTHPIGTGPYLLTKWSKGEKLSFKANPGYWGGAPKIKKFTMAIIKDDDVRATRLRSGDLDGAILPPNLAKGFKGEGRKTYAATTYDYRTVTLPTHNKVAGDTAVRRALDVAVDRQAMVDSILNGEGRPAYGPVPTDSEWFTGGTERRHDLAAAQQILDVAGWKPGKDGIRTKDGVRAAFPLWYLTGDKLRQEHALAYASDAKKAGIDITAEAGTWEVIEPRMKQDAVLAGGGSPADPDFDQYTLLKSSLAGDGFNNMARYDNKAVDTALEAGRRSGDKAARKAAYDTVQRELVKNPGYTFLTHIDHLYVVDDRFGPLTTQVEPHDHGLASGPWWNVEKWNPGGTEK; encoded by the coding sequence CGTACGAGCCCGACAGCCTCAGCCCGCTGCTCGGCTACGGCAAGGACGGCAACTCCAAGATCTTCGACGGGCTGCTCGCCCTCGACGGCGCGATGACGCTGCGGCCCGCGCTCGCCACCGCCCTGCCCGAGATCAGCGACGACGGGCTCACGTACACCTACCGGCTCCGCAAGGGCGTCACGTTCAGCGACGGCAAGCCGTTCGGCGCGAAGGACGTCGTCTTCACCTATCGCACCATTCTCGACGAGAGGACGAACAACGCCTCCCGTACCGAACTGGACGCGGTGAAGACCGTCGAGGCGGTCGGCGACGACAGCGTCGTCTTCACCCTGAAGTACCCTTACGCGCCCTTCGCCCAGCGCACCGTCCTGCCCATCGCTCCCGAACACATCGCGGGCGAGCAGGACGTGAACACCGGCGCCTTCACCACCCACCCCATCGGCACCGGGCCCTATCTGCTCACCAAGTGGTCCAAGGGCGAGAAGCTGAGCTTCAAGGCCAACCCCGGCTACTGGGGCGGCGCACCGAAGATCAAGAAGTTCACCATGGCCATCATCAAGGACGACGACGTGCGCGCCACCCGGCTGCGCTCCGGCGACCTCGACGGCGCGATCCTGCCGCCCAACCTCGCCAAGGGCTTCAAGGGCGAGGGACGGAAGACCTACGCGGCCACGACGTACGACTACCGCACGGTGACCCTGCCGACCCACAACAAGGTCGCCGGTGACACCGCCGTCCGGCGCGCGCTCGATGTCGCCGTCGACCGGCAGGCCATGGTCGACTCCATCCTCAACGGCGAGGGCAGGCCCGCCTACGGGCCCGTCCCCACCGACAGCGAGTGGTTCACCGGGGGAACCGAGCGCCGCCACGACCTCGCCGCCGCTCAGCAGATCCTCGACGTGGCGGGCTGGAAGCCGGGCAAGGACGGCATCCGCACCAAGGACGGGGTGCGCGCCGCCTTCCCGCTCTGGTACCTCACCGGTGACAAGCTCCGCCAGGAACACGCCCTCGCCTACGCCTCCGACGCCAAGAAGGCGGGCATCGACATCACCGCCGAGGCCGGGACCTGGGAGGTCATCGAGCCCCGGATGAAGCAGGACGCCGTCCTGGCGGGCGGCGGATCGCCCGCCGACCCCGACTTCGACCAGTACACCCTGCTGAAGTCCTCCCTCGCGGGAGACGGCTTCAACAACATGGCCCGGTACGACAACAAGGCCGTCGACACGGCCCTCGAAGCGGGCCGCCGGAGCGGTGACAAAGCCGCCCGCAAGGCGGCGTACGACACCGTCCAGCGGGAACTGGTGAAGAACCCCGGCTACACCTTCCTCACCCACATCGACCACCTCTACGTCGTCGACGACCGGTTCGGCCCGCTCACCACCCAGGTCGAACCGCACGACCACGGCCTGGCCTCCGGCCCCTGGTGGAACGTCGAGAAGTGGAACCCCGGGGGCACGGAGAAGTGA
- a CDS encoding phosphatidylinositol-specific phospholipase C/glycerophosphodiester phosphodiesterase family protein, whose amino-acid sequence MAHLTRRRVVTTALAAAAAGAVLPIGSAAAAGTSGRPHRPRPLRHAHAHNDYLHPRPLHDALEHGFTSVEADVFLVDGELLVAHEATDLDPARTLASLYLDPLLARVRANHGSVHPGDRRPVQLLIDIKADGVAAYLELDRQLRRYRRMLTRYSHGRIRTGAVTPVISGDRAARAPMEAQRTRYAFYDGRPEDLGTAATASLIPLISGNWTQSFGWPGTGPFPAAERQRLAALVNTAHRGGQRVRFWATPDLAGPERDAVWTELLAAGVDHLNTDDLAGLERFLRARG is encoded by the coding sequence CTGGCACACCTGACCCGCCGCAGAGTCGTCACCACCGCGCTCGCCGCGGCAGCCGCCGGGGCGGTCCTCCCCATCGGCTCCGCCGCCGCTGCCGGCACCTCCGGCCGCCCCCACCGCCCGCGTCCACTTCGCCACGCCCACGCGCACAACGACTACCTCCACCCCCGCCCGCTCCACGACGCGCTCGAACACGGCTTCACCAGCGTCGAGGCGGACGTCTTCCTGGTCGACGGTGAACTGCTCGTCGCCCACGAGGCCACCGACCTGGACCCCGCACGCACCCTCGCCTCGCTCTACCTGGACCCGCTGCTCGCCCGGGTCCGGGCGAACCACGGCAGCGTCCACCCCGGGGACCGCCGCCCCGTGCAGCTGCTGATCGACATCAAGGCCGACGGCGTGGCCGCCTACCTCGAACTGGACCGGCAGCTCCGGCGCTACCGCCGGATGCTGACCCGCTACAGCCACGGCCGCATCCGCACGGGAGCGGTCACCCCCGTCATCTCCGGCGACCGTGCCGCCCGCGCCCCCATGGAGGCCCAGCGCACCCGGTACGCCTTCTACGACGGCCGGCCCGAGGACCTCGGCACGGCGGCGACCGCCTCCCTCATCCCGCTCATCAGCGGCAACTGGACCCAGTCCTTCGGCTGGCCGGGCACGGGTCCCTTCCCCGCCGCCGAGCGGCAGCGGCTCGCGGCCCTGGTGAACACCGCCCACCGCGGCGGACAGCGGGTCCGCTTCTGGGCCACGCCCGACCTCGCGGGACCCGAGCGCGACGCCGTCTGGACGGAGCTGCTCGCGGCGGGGGTCGACCATCTGAACACCGACGACCTGGCGGGCCTCGAACGCTTCCTGCGCGCCCGGGGGTGA
- a CDS encoding SpoIIE family protein phosphatase: MPDELSLVLAQAAVSAIESADGYAGGVYLRSRTPGLLRMATLAGLPGPLFRPWWRMHVNRPFPVSEAYRSGRPVLLADAEEAMRRFPQLMAGLPFPFGSLYVPVLAGRGRAGVLFVLRPARPGEPVDPAVSERLQQLARRLGASLARLESDGSPCLWDTEPLPVQMPAAPAPPLRIGRFDWDLGEGSVAADEEMCAILGTTPAGFPGTVDALAARLVPEDVYGLWALAREAAESANPVVRRMRLRGPDGRSHLLELSGRRAHPGGAGTTDHLTGFVVDLGAGPLVAEAADRLPRGVFSLDRLGRITYVNPLAEKLLGRGRTELVGRVLWETMPWFGHPAYEDHHRAALLSDEPVHFMARPASGGWLSVSMYPGHEGVTVVLDAADQPAYAPESVVTPGAGLSSPADRSAALYRPVALAIALTEAITARQVSAVVTEELLPAFGGRQLAIYLLSERHLYLAWETGFPKGFLDRFDGVGLDVRIPGVETLTTGRPLFFESMQRLAGAYPGIPMDADVGARAFLPLIASGRPVGSCILGFDQPRGFSPEERTVLTALAGLIAQALQRAQRYDSESALARGLQDALLPHRLPEIEGVDTAARYLSGTQGMEVGGDWYDVIETGRGLALVIGDVQGHGVAAAATMGQLRSAVRAFALSGHDPQEVMSGTNKLLIDLDPGQFASCCYVVLDPVTGRTQAVRAGHPQPVLRHADGTTEVLDLSGGVVLGVDGGAVYPVTEFRLGPGATIALFTDGLIERAGTDIDEGIERLRSTIAEFGPAPLGDIADRVIEEAGQAEDRPDDIALLLASRWTAAD, encoded by the coding sequence GTGCCGGACGAGCTGTCCCTGGTGCTCGCCCAGGCTGCCGTGAGCGCGATCGAGTCCGCCGATGGATACGCCGGCGGGGTCTATCTGCGCTCCCGGACGCCCGGACTGCTGCGGATGGCGACACTCGCGGGGCTGCCCGGCCCGCTGTTCCGCCCCTGGTGGCGGATGCATGTGAACCGGCCCTTCCCGGTCTCCGAGGCCTACCGCTCGGGCAGACCGGTGCTCCTCGCCGACGCGGAGGAGGCCATGCGGCGCTTCCCGCAGCTGATGGCGGGGCTGCCGTTCCCCTTCGGCTCGCTCTACGTCCCGGTCCTGGCCGGCCGCGGACGGGCGGGCGTCCTGTTCGTCCTGCGCCCCGCCAGGCCCGGGGAGCCGGTCGATCCGGCGGTGAGCGAGCGGCTCCAGCAGCTGGCCCGGCGGCTCGGCGCGTCCCTCGCTCGACTGGAGTCGGACGGATCGCCGTGCCTGTGGGATACCGAGCCGCTGCCCGTCCAGATGCCCGCCGCCCCCGCGCCGCCCCTGCGGATCGGCCGCTTCGACTGGGATCTCGGCGAGGGGTCCGTCGCCGCCGACGAGGAGATGTGCGCGATCCTCGGCACCACGCCCGCCGGCTTCCCGGGCACCGTCGACGCCCTGGCCGCACGACTGGTCCCGGAGGACGTGTACGGGCTGTGGGCACTCGCCCGCGAGGCGGCCGAGTCGGCGAACCCCGTCGTCCGAAGAATGCGGCTGCGCGGCCCCGACGGCCGCTCCCACCTGCTGGAGCTCTCGGGACGCCGTGCGCACCCCGGGGGAGCCGGCACGACGGACCACCTCACCGGCTTCGTGGTGGACCTCGGCGCCGGCCCGCTCGTCGCCGAAGCCGCGGACCGGCTGCCCCGCGGCGTCTTCTCGCTCGACCGGCTCGGCCGGATCACCTATGTGAACCCGCTCGCCGAGAAGCTCCTCGGTCGCGGCCGGACGGAACTGGTCGGACGCGTCCTGTGGGAGACCATGCCGTGGTTCGGGCACCCCGCCTACGAGGACCACCACCGGGCGGCTCTGCTCTCCGACGAACCCGTCCACTTCATGGCCCGCCCCGCTTCCGGCGGATGGCTCTCCGTCTCCATGTACCCGGGCCACGAAGGGGTGACGGTCGTGCTCGACGCCGCCGACCAGCCTGCCTACGCGCCGGAGTCCGTCGTCACACCCGGAGCCGGACTCAGCTCCCCGGCCGACCGGTCCGCCGCCCTGTACCGGCCGGTCGCCCTCGCCATCGCCCTGACGGAGGCCATCACCGCCCGCCAGGTGTCCGCCGTCGTCACCGAGGAACTGCTGCCCGCCTTCGGCGGCAGACAGCTGGCCATCTACCTGCTGAGCGAACGCCACCTCTACCTGGCCTGGGAGACCGGCTTCCCGAAGGGTTTCCTCGACCGGTTCGACGGTGTCGGGCTCGATGTCCGCATTCCCGGCGTGGAGACCCTCACCACGGGCCGTCCCCTCTTCTTCGAGTCCATGCAGCGGCTGGCGGGCGCCTACCCCGGCATTCCCATGGACGCCGACGTGGGAGCACGGGCCTTCCTGCCGCTGATCGCCTCCGGCCGGCCGGTCGGCTCCTGCATCCTCGGCTTCGACCAGCCCCGCGGCTTCAGCCCCGAGGAACGCACCGTCCTCACCGCCCTGGCGGGGCTCATCGCACAGGCCCTCCAGCGGGCGCAGCGCTACGACAGCGAATCGGCGCTGGCCCGCGGCCTCCAGGACGCCCTGCTGCCGCACCGGCTGCCCGAGATCGAGGGCGTCGACACCGCCGCCCGCTATCTCTCCGGCACCCAGGGCATGGAGGTCGGCGGCGACTGGTACGACGTCATCGAGACCGGCCGCGGGCTCGCACTGGTCATCGGGGACGTACAGGGGCACGGTGTGGCGGCGGCCGCGACCATGGGCCAACTACGCAGCGCCGTACGGGCCTTCGCCCTCAGCGGGCACGACCCGCAGGAGGTGATGAGTGGGACGAACAAACTGCTCATCGACCTCGATCCCGGCCAGTTCGCCAGCTGCTGCTACGTCGTCCTCGACCCGGTCACCGGTCGTACCCAGGCCGTTCGGGCCGGGCACCCGCAGCCCGTGCTGCGCCACGCCGACGGCACCACGGAGGTGCTCGACCTCTCCGGCGGAGTGGTCCTCGGTGTCGACGGCGGGGCGGTCTATCCGGTCACCGAATTCCGGCTCGGCCCGGGAGCGACGATAGCTCTGTTCACCGACGGGCTCATCGAGCGTGCGGGGACCGACATCGACGAGGGCATCGAGCGACTGCGCAGCACCATCGCCGAGTTCGGCCCGGCGCCCCTCGGCGACATCGCGGACCGGGTGATCGAGGAGGCCGGACAGGCCGAGGACCGCCCCGACGACATCGCGCTGCTGCTCGCCTCCCGCTGGACGGCGGCGGACTGA